A window of the Brassica napus cultivar Da-Ae chromosome C5, Da-Ae, whole genome shotgun sequence genome harbors these coding sequences:
- the LOC125575228 gene encoding 1-aminocyclopropane-1-carboxylate oxidase homolog 1-like, which produces MESSATVAFDRSVQLKAFDETKIGVKGLVDAGISEIPAIFRAPPATITTPKPPSSSQFTIPTIDLQGGADSISRRDLLVEKIGDAAERWGFFQVINHGISLDVQERMKKGVREFHEQDPEVRKGFYSRDPSSKLVYSSNFDLYSSPAANWRDTLGCYTAPDPPTPEDLPAVCGEVMIEYSKEVMKVGKMLFELLSEALGLNTNHLKDMDCTNSLLLLGNYYPPCPQPDLTLGLTKHSDNSFLTVLLQDQVGGLQVLHDQYWVDVPPVPGALVVNVGDLLQLITNGKFISVEHRVLANKAGPRISVGCFFSSYLMANPRVYGPIKELLSEENPPIYRDTTITEYSKFYRSKGFDGTSGLLYLKI; this is translated from the exons ATGGAGTCATCGGCCACTGTTGCATTTGATCGTTCAGTTCAGCTAAAAGCTTTCGACGAGACCAAGATCGGCGTGAAAGGCCTTGTCGACGCCGGAATCTCAGAGATTCCCGCCATATTCCGTGCACCTCCGGCTACTATAACAACCCCAAAACCACCTTCTTCGTCGCAGTTCACCATCCCAACAATCGATCTCCAAGGAGGCGCGGACTCGATCTCGCGGCGGGATTTGTTGGTGGAGAAGATCGGAGACGCGGCTGAGAGATGGGGCTTCTTCCAGGTGATCAATCACGGTATCTCGCTAGATGTGCAGGAGAGGATGAAAAAAGGGGTTCGTGAGTTTCACGAGCAAGACCCGGAAGTGAGGAAAGGGTTCTACTCTAGAGATCCGAGTAGTAAGTTGGTTTACAGTAGCAACTTCGATCTGTATAGCTCACCGGCTGCTAACTGGAGGGATACACTCGGTTGTTATACGGCCCCAGATCCTCCTACACCAGAAGACTTGCCAGCCGTTTGTGG GGAGGTGATGATTGAATACTCAAAGGAAGTAATGAAAGTAGGTAAAATGCTTTTTGAGCTTCTCTCAGAAGCTCTAGGATTAAACACTAATCACCTCAAGGACATGGATTGCACCAACTCATTGCTGCTACTAGGCAATTATTACCCACCATGTCCTCAACCAGACCTTACTTTAGGCTTAACCAAACACTCAGACAACTCTTTTCTCACGGTTCTTCTTCAAGACCAAGTTGGAGGGCTACAAGTTCTCCATGATCAATACTGGGTTGATGTTCCTCCTGTCCCTGGAGCTCTTGTTGTCAACGTTGGAGACCTTCTCCAG CTTATTACAAACGGCAAGTTCATAAGCGTGGAGCATCGGGTTTTGGCTAATAAAGCTGGACCGCGTATCTCAGTGGGGTGCTTCTTCAGTTCGTATTTGATGGCGAATCCTAGAGTTTATGGACCTATCAAAGAGCTTTTGTCTGAAGAAAACCCACCCATATATAGAGACACCACCATTACAGAGTATTCAAAGTTCTACAGATCCAAAGGTTTCGATGGTACCTCTGGATTACTATACCTCAAGATCTAA
- the LOC106399734 gene encoding 1-aminocyclopropane-1-carboxylate oxidase homolog 2-like, whose protein sequence is METTKIAALDRISELKAFDETKTGVKGLVDAGITQLPRIFHDSPSNLANPKSPSSDLLHLATIPTIDLEGRVFEDETKRKNTVDGVKDAAEKWGFFQVVNHGVSLDLLERMKDGVRRFNEQAPEVKKQYYSRDFRREFVYTSNFDLYSSSAASWRDTFSCYLAPNPPKPQDLPEICRDVMLEYSKQAMSLGEFLFELLSEALGLNPNHLKEIDCSKGLRMLCHYYPPCPEPDLTLGASKHSDSSFLTVLLPDQIEGLQVLREGYWFDVPPVPGALIINVGDLLQLITNDKFISSEHRVLANRATKARVSVACFFTTGIRPNPRIYGPIRELVSKDNPPKYREITVMEFAAHRSAKGLDGTSDLLHFKIWTWSVTTLLYLCLQIIIT, encoded by the exons ATGGAGACGACGAAGATTGCTGCATTGGATCGTATCAGTGAGCTTAAAGCTTTCGACGAGACAAAGACAGGTGTGAAAGGACTCGTCGACGccggaataacacagcttccacGCATCTTCCACGACTCACCTTCCAACTTAGCAAACCCCAAGTCGCCTTCCTCTGACTTGCTACATCTCGCGACGATCCCAACGATAGATCTCGAAGGAAGAGTCTTCGAGGACGAGACTAAGCGCAAGAATACGGTTGATGGGGTTAAAGACGCAGCAGAGAAATGGGGTTTCTTCCAGGTGGTCAACCATGGCGTTTCACTCGATCTTCTCGAGAGGATGAAAGATGGAGTTCGAAGGTTTAACGAGCAAGCCCCTGAAGTGAAGAAACAATACTACAGCCGAGATTTCAGGAGAGAGTTTGTGTATACAAGTAACTTCGATCTCTACAGTTCATCAGCTGCAAGTTGGAGAGACACTTTCTCTTGTTACTTGGCTCCAAATCCTCCCAAACCACAGGACCTGCCAGAGATTTGTAG GGATGTTATGTTGGAATACTCAAAGCAAGCGATGAGTCTAGGGGAGTTTCTATTTGAGCTTCTATCAGAAGCTCTAGGGTTGAACCCTAATCACCTCAAGGAGATTGATTGCTCCAAGGGCTTGCGCATGCTCTGCCATTACTACCCACCATGTCCAGAGCCTGACCTAACTTTAGGCGCAAGTAAACACAGTGACAGTTCTTTTCTTACCGTCCTTCTTCCGGATCAGATCGAAGGGCTTCAAGTTCTGCGTGAAGGGTACTGGTTTGATGTTCCTCCTGTTCCTGGTGCACTCATCATCAACGTTGGAGACCTTCTCCAG CTTATAACAAACGACAAGTTCATCAGTTCGGAGCATAGAGTCTTGGCCAACAGAGCTACAAAAGCCAGAGTCTCAGTCGCCTGTTTCTTCACAACCGGCATTAGACCGAATCCTAGAATTTACGGACCAATCAGAGAGCTTGTGTCTAAAGATAACCCTCCAAAGTACAGAGAGATCACAGTTATGGAGTTCGCTGCTCACCGCAGTGCCAAAGGACTTGACGGAACCTCTGATTTGCtccattttaaaatatggaCATGGTCAGTTACCACATTATTATATCTCTGTTTGCAGATTATAATTActtga
- the LOC106398236 gene encoding protein JASON, translating to MRRLLMKRNLSLLCRFVLRFIKISAYRVMACFLYCFRGRDDRSKKGQDSQNHLSALFRPEEKAEASTPCVDKERFDLDSIHIDKGLKDEARFLKACGTIPETPIEIRKASQKLTSPQHSGSSHFHSWISSSSALGFHVDESPTPIKACEDVGRPSFTSEQTPSSCVIDVRDNSRITSAFNDADEVESISTAVKGDLDRSMLTAGKTKSVRFECDLEQSHSSNSSQNSSSRKPQMGGKVSFILSSPNPTPLKLSDEMQTPGTIYPANMESAGKGRRPRIRSQFVHSVSNLMENASIYKAHDDSHGSLEQAKWQAYKEQIDGETPTSATYGEKVEENSYEKLSKFEASFSPWLNPINKDCNERTPGVSAITPGDRPIIGLVAAHWNEDEETEVSPKWWDGNGIPNTTTKYKEDQKVSWHATPFEVRLEKVLSEEGGQSLFPRRKLEVMEDEEDSDISQAQH from the exons ATGAGACGGCTGCTGATGAAGCGAAACCTAAGTCTATTGTGCAGATTCGTGCTCAGATTTATCAAAATTTCAGCTTATAGAGTCATGGCTTGCTTTCTCTACTGCTTCCGCGGCAGAGACGACCGATCCAAA AAAGGTCAGGACTCGCAGAATCATTTATCGGCCTTGTTTCGACCTGAAG AGAAAGCAGAAGCTTCTACTCCTTGCGTTGACAAAGAAAGATTTGATTTGGACTCTATACATATTGACAAAGGCCTAAAGGATGAG GCGCGGTTTCTTAAAGCTTGCGGCACTATACCGGAGACGCCTATTGAAATTAGGAAAGCGTCACAAAAACTGACTAGTCCTCAACATTCTGGATCTTCCCATTTCCACTCATGGATTTCCAGTAGCTCGGCGCTCGGTTTTCATGTGGATGAATCTCCAACCCCCATCAAAGCTTGTGAAGATGTGGGGAGACCATCGTTTACTTCAGAGCAAACACCAAGCAG TTGTGTAATCGATGTGCGTGACAATTCAAGGATCACGTCTGCTTTTAATGATGCTGATGAAGTAGAAAGCATTAGCACTGCAGTCAAGGGCGACTTGGATAGATCAATGCTCACAGCTGGAAAGACAAAGTCGGTGCGGTTTGAATGTGATCTTGAGCAGTCTCACTCTTCTAATTCTTCCCAGAATAGCAGTTCAAGAAAACCCCAGATGGGTGGCAAAGTTAGTTTTATACTGAGCTCGCCTAATCCAACTCCGTTGAAGCTATCTGATGAGATGCAAACTCCCGGAACCATATATCCTGCAAACATGGAATCAGCAGGAAAGGGAAGAAGGCCTAGAATCAGATCACAGTTTGTGCATTCAGTTTCCAATCTAATGGAAAACGCATCCATATATAAGGCACATGATGATTCACATGGGAGCCTAGAACAAGCTAAATGGCAGGCTTACAAAGAGCAGATAGATGGTGAAACTCCCACTTCAGCAACTTATGGGGAGAAGGTGGAAGAAAACTCGTATGAGAAACTGTCCAAGTTTGAGGCAAGCTTTTCTCCTTGGCTAAACCCGATCAACAAAGACTGTAACGAAAGGACACCTGGAGTCAGTGCCATAACGCCAGGTGACAGGCCTATCATTGGATTGGTTGCTGCTCACTGGAATGAGGATGAGGAAACTGAGGTATCACCCAAATGGTGGGATGGGAATGGGATCCCAAATACGACAACCAAATACAAGGAG GATCAGAAAGTGAGTTGGCATGCAACACCATTCGAGGTGAGATTGGAGAAGGTGCTCTCGGAAGAAGGTGGTCAGAGTTTATTCCCTCGAAG GAAACTTGAAGTGATGGAGGATGAAGAAGACTCGGACATATCGCAGGCTCAGCATTGA